In a genomic window of Helianthus annuus cultivar XRQ/B chromosome 10, HanXRQr2.0-SUNRISE, whole genome shotgun sequence:
- the LOC110883253 gene encoding uncharacterized protein LOC110883253, which produces MKDLREKSLFSNASAVVYTIEFQKRGLPHAHICLFLHDESKLPSVEHVDNFISAEIPDKNLEPDLYTLVSEYMIHGPCGVAKTNCPCMVDGKCSKKFPKKFCEKISLDSNRYPVYRRADSGVFVEKSGIQLDNRSVVPYSKTLLRRYQAHINVEWCNQAASIKYLFKYINKGPDRAEFGFVPNGDEGQLEDGKDEIKEYYDCRYLLACEASWRIFAFDVHYRYPYVIRLPFHLPDKQNVVYGPDDELDSVLQKPSVSSTMFLGWMEKNEKDPLARTLTYVEFPTKFVWKKDERIWDKRIIGKTIGRIHCVNPSMDEAYFLRILLNKVVGPKSFEDIRTVNGQAFPTFRDACYARGLLDDDKEYIEAIKEAYYTGSGYYLRNLFATMLASNTLSKPEHVWENTWEYLADGLSLPEEQIRNLTLLEIEHYLLRNNSSLSRFPSMPQPDSESIYSTDNRLIADELRYDVSATAIEFDNNLSSLTDEQRLVFDEIIEAVNSNAGGLFFVYGYGGTGKTLSASIRCKGDIVLNVASSGIASLLLPGGRTAHSRFHIPLNLTETSMCFIKPDDEVADLLKKTKLIIWDEAPMNHKHVFEALDRTMKDIFKCEMTFGGKVMVFGGDFRQILPVVPNGSRRDIVNASITSSYIWSTCKVFTLTKNMRLTVGANTSDIDEIKAFADWLLDLGEGKIGDSDDCEVVIDIPEDLLIK; this is translated from the exons ATGAAAGACTTGCGAGAGAAATCTTTATTCAGCAATGCATCGGCAG TTGTCTATACTATAGAGTTTCAGAAACGAGGTCTACCGCATGCGCATATCTGTCTGTTCTTACATGACGAAAGTAAGCTTCCTTCGGTTGAGCATGTTGACAACTTCATTTCTGCCGAGATACCTGACAAAAACTTAGAACCAGATCTATATACTCTTGTCAGCGAGTATATGATTCACGGACCTTGTGGTGTTGCAAAAACAAATTGTCCGTGTATGGTCGACGGTAAGTGTTCGAAGAAATTTCCTAAGAAGTTCTGTGAAAAGATTTCTCTAGATTCGAATCGTTATCCGGTATATAGACGAGCCGATTCAGGTGTTTTTGTTGAGAAATCTGGTATTCAGCTTGATAACAGAAGCGTGGTTCCGTATAGCAAAACTCTATTGAGACGTTATCAAGCACACATTAACGTCGAATGGTGTAACCAGGCTGCGTCCATTAAGTATTTGTTTAAATACATTAACAAAGGACCAGATAGGGCTGAATTTGGTTTTGTACCAAATGGTGATGAAGGTCAGCTTGAAGATGGAAAAGATGAAATCAAAGAGTATTACGATTGTAGATATCTCTTGGCATGCGAAGCTTCATGGCGCATATTTGCATTTGATGTTCATTACCGCTATCCATATGTAATCAGGCTTCCGTTTCATCTACCAGATAAACAAAACGTTGTATACGGCCCTGATGACGAACTTGATAGTGTTCTACAAAAACCTTCTGTTTCTTCTACGATGTTTTTGGGGTGGATGGAAAAGAACGAAAAAGATCCGTTGGCGCGCACCCTTACTTACGTTGAGTTCCCAACTAAATTTGTTTGGAAGAAGGATGAAAGGATATGGGATAAACGCATAATAGGCAAAACCATTGGTCGTATTCATTGTGTGAATCCTTCTATGGACGAGGCATACTTTTTAAGAATTCTTCTTAATAAGGTAGTAGGTCCTAAGTCTTTTGAAGACATTCGTACTGTGAATGGACAAGCCTTCCCAACATTTAGAGATGCGTGCTACGCTAGAGGCCTTTTAGACGACGACAAGGAGTATATAGAAGCTATCAAAGAGGCGTACTACACAGGTTCTGGTTACTATCTTCGTAATCTGTTTGCTACAATGTTGGCATCTAATACATTATCAAAGCCTGAACATGTTTGGGAAAACACATGGGAGTACCTTGCGGATG GTTTGTCTCTTCCAGAAGAACAAATAAGGAACCTAACGTTGTTGGAAATTGAGCATTACTTATTACGTAACAACTCAAGTTTAAGTCGGTTTCCGTCTATGCCTCAACCCGACAGTGAATCAATATATTCAACAGACAACCGTTTAATTGCTGATGAGCTTAGGTACGATGTAAGCGCTACTGCCATTGAATTTGATAATAATTTAAGCAGCCTAACCGATGAGCAGCGTTTAGTGTTTGATGAGATAATTGAAGCAGTTAATAGTAATGCGGGTGGTTTGTTCTTCGTATATGGGTACGGAGGTACTGGTAAGACATTATCTGCATCCATTAGATGTAAAGGCGATATTGTACTAAATGTTGCATCAAGTGGAATCGCATCTCTTTTGTTACCCGGTGGGCGTACTGCACATTCAAGGTTTCATATACCTCTAAATTTAACAGAAACCTCGATGTGTTTTATTAAACCGGATGATGAAGTTGCTGATTTATTGAAGAAAACGAAATTGATCATTTGGGATGAAGCACCGATGAATCATAAACATGTGTTTGAAGCACTTGACCGAACAATGAAAGATATCTTCAAATGTGAGATGACATTTGGTGGAAAAGTTATGGTGTTCGGTGGTGACTTTAGACAAATACTTCCGGTTGTACCAAATGGGAGTAGGCGAGATATCGTTAATGCTTCAATCACGTCGTCGTATATTTGGAGTACTTGCAAGGTCTTTACGTTAACCAAAAACATGAGGTTAACTGTAGGAGCCAACACATCCGATATAGACGAGATTAAAGCTTTTGCGGATTGGTTGCTTGACTTGGGCGAGGGAAAGATTGGCGACAGTGATGATTGTGAGGTGGTTATAGATATTCCTGAAGATTTGTTAATCAAGTGA
- the LOC118482755 gene encoding uncharacterized protein LOC118482755 → MGVDDKDDWYYLGCEECTRKVETTMVIEDAEDGAEEPKFKQVLVCSNQDCPKEVVAATPIFRIPIRVQDYVAIASLTLFDREARKMFGMTAIQLLEKCKVDQASLQEKTIPYQFKSLNDKKFAFKIQISRFNIDNHIDGYAVHKLVNDAAIIESLESRIPADQGVDEASADVSLSDISTQNPFALKDAVDSIGDNFTPDCTSKDCSKTSSSELKRNLADVYEVEETTSLSSTKVKKAGVSDVQVDD, encoded by the exons ATGGGTGTGGATGATAAAGATGATTGGTACTACCTTGGTTGTGAGGAGTGCACTCGGAAGGTTGAGACAACTATGGTCATTGAGGATGCTGAAGACGGTGCTGAAGAACCGAAGTTTAAACAGGTTTTAGTTTGCTCAAATCAAGATTGTCCTAAGGAGGTTGTGGCTGCGACTCCGAT TTTTAGGATTCCGATAAGAGTACAGGATTATGTAGCTATTGCCTCTTTGACTTTGTTCGACCGTGAAGCTAGAAAAATGTTTGGTATGACTGCAATTCAATTGCTTGAGAAGTGTAAAGTGGATCAG GCATCTTTGCAAGAGAAAACCATTCCCTATCAGTTTAAATCTTTGAATGATAAGAAGTTTGCCTTCAAGATTCAAATTAGTCGATTCAATATTGACAACCATATTGATGGTTATGCTGTTCATAAGTTGGTGAATGATGCAGCAATCATTGAGTCCTTGGAGAGCCGAATTCCAGCTGATCAG GGTGTGGACGAGGCGTCTGCTGATGTTTCACTTAGTGATATATCAACTCAAAACCCTTTTGCTCTAAAG GATGCCGTGGATTCTATTGGTGATAACTTCACACCCGATTGCACATCTAAAGATTGTTCTAAGACTTCGTCTTCGGAATTGAAACGTAACCTTGCTGACGTGTATGAAGTTGAAGAAACCACATCTCTATCATCAACAAAGGTTAAAAAGGCTGGTGTCTCGGATGTTCAAGTTGATGATTAA